One window of Ignavibacteriales bacterium genomic DNA carries:
- a CDS encoding YebC/PmpR family DNA-binding transcriptional regulator, translating into MSGHSKWATIKRKKAVLDSKRGKIFTKLIKEITIAARDGGDVNGNPRLRLAVDNAKAQNMPLDNIDRAIKKATGELEGVTYHELTYEGYGPAGVAVLVEVATDNKNRTVAEVRHLFSKNGGSMGETGSVAWMFDRKGVITLPAEGKKEDDVMEIVLEAGADDLTTEEDFFEVTTTIESFEPVRRSLVDKSFTVENASLQWIAKNMIEVKGEDAEKVMKMIEGLEDLDDVQNVFSNADIVE; encoded by the coding sequence ATGTCCGGTCACTCAAAATGGGCAACGATTAAAAGAAAAAAAGCTGTACTTGATTCAAAAAGAGGAAAGATTTTTACAAAGCTTATTAAAGAAATTACAATTGCAGCAAGAGATGGCGGCGATGTTAATGGAAACCCAAGACTGCGTTTAGCGGTTGATAATGCTAAAGCTCAAAATATGCCCCTTGATAATATTGATCGTGCAATAAAAAAAGCAACTGGTGAACTTGAAGGCGTAACATACCATGAATTAACTTATGAGGGCTACGGTCCTGCTGGAGTTGCTGTACTTGTTGAAGTTGCGACCGACAACAAAAACAGAACGGTTGCAGAAGTAAGACATTTGTTTAGCAAAAATGGCGGAAGCATGGGTGAAACCGGTTCTGTTGCATGGATGTTTGATAGGAAAGGTGTTATTACACTTCCTGCTGAAGGTAAAAAAGAAGACGATGTAATGGAAATTGTATTAGAAGCAGGAGCGGATGATCTTACTACCGAAGAAGATTTTTTTGAAGTTACGACAACCATTGAATCTTTTGAACCAGTTAGAAGATCTTTAGTTGATAAAAGTTTTACGGTTGAAAATGCTTCACTTCAGTGGATTGCAAAGAATATGATTGAGGTTAAAGGTGAAGATGCTGAAAAAGTTATGAAGATGATCGAAGGACTTGAAGATCTTGATGATGTTCAAAACGTTTTTTCTAATGCTGATATTGTTGAATAA
- the ruvC gene encoding crossover junction endodeoxyribonuclease RuvC encodes MIILGIDPGTRITGYGVVKYLNNSFVKVAGGSINLPASEPIPQRLVIIYNEISKIIKRYKPDEFAIETAFYGKNVQSAMKIGYARGVSILCALHNNIPASEYSPREVKKSVVGKGAASKEQVSFMIKTILNIKSEKIKVDESDALAIALCHAFRFKNPVKKTKDWKSFIEAYPERVINN; translated from the coding sequence ATGATCATTTTAGGTATAGACCCAGGAACAAGAATAACCGGATATGGAGTTGTTAAGTATTTAAATAATAGCTTCGTAAAAGTTGCCGGAGGATCAATTAACCTTCCAGCTAGTGAACCAATCCCACAACGACTTGTTATAATTTACAACGAAATAAGTAAAATCATAAAAAGATACAAACCTGATGAATTTGCAATTGAAACTGCCTTTTACGGAAAGAACGTTCAATCAGCAATGAAGATTGGTTACGCGCGCGGGGTTTCCATTCTTTGTGCACTACATAATAATATTCCTGCAAGCGAGTATTCTCCGCGAGAAGTAAAAAAATCTGTTGTTGGGAAAGGTGCTGCGAGTAAAGAGCAAGTTTCTTTTATGATTAAAACTATTTTAAATATTAAATCAGAAAAAATTAAAGTTGATGAAAGCGATGCACTTGCAATTGCACTTTGTCACGCTTTCAGATTTAAAAATCCCGTAAAGAAAACTAAAGATTGGAAATCTTTTATAGAAGCGTATCCGGAAAGGGTTATTAATAATTAG
- the ruvA gene encoding Holliday junction branch migration protein RuvA, producing MIGFLTGKIISSKPTQIILDVNGVGYLVNISITTFEKISEKETASLFIHTSVKEDSITLFGFFTQSEKEMFELLISISGIGPKVSLGILSGISVDDLKDAIANGNVSRLIAIPGIGRKTAERVVLELRNKVDAIKADGSIKITSAKDEAISALATLGYQRQLAEKVVRDLLSENANYSLEELIRKALAGLNK from the coding sequence ATGATTGGATTTTTAACAGGAAAAATAATCTCATCCAAACCAACACAAATTATACTTGATGTAAATGGAGTTGGATATTTGGTTAATATTTCTATAACCACATTTGAAAAGATTTCCGAAAAAGAAACTGCCTCCCTTTTTATCCACACAAGTGTTAAAGAAGATTCAATTACTCTGTTTGGATTTTTCACTCAATCTGAAAAGGAAATGTTTGAACTTTTAATTTCTATAAGTGGAATTGGACCAAAAGTAAGCTTGGGTATTTTATCCGGAATTTCTGTTGATGATTTGAAAGATGCAATTGCCAACGGAAATGTCTCCCGTTTAATTGCCATTCCCGGTATTGGCAGAAAAACAGCCGAACGAGTTGTGCTCGAGTTAAGAAATAAAGTTGATGCGATTAAAGCAGATGGATCAATTAAAATAACATCTGCTAAAGATGAAGCTATTTCTGCATTGGCAACGCTTGGCTACCAAAGACAACTTGCAGAAAAAGTTGTTCGGGATTTGCTTTCCGAAAATGCAAACTATTCTTTAGAAGAGCTCATAAGAAAAGCTTTAGCTGGATTGAATAAATAA
- a CDS encoding fumarylacetoacetate hydrolase family protein, which translates to MKTIKIKNSSKEITIGKIVCVGRNYAEHVHELGNIIHEKPVVFLKTVSSVIYSGDEIVYPTFSNDMHHETELVLLIGEDIKDADLDTSERAIAGYGIGLDMTLRDVQSDLKKKGHPWTIAKCFDTSTVLSEFVEKSPNQLTLDEKISLKINGEYRQNDQLKKMLHKPAEIVQYISSLMKLEPGDLIFTGTPKGVSKVEKGDKLEAELEGIVKLECVVK; encoded by the coding sequence ATGAAAACAATTAAAATCAAAAACAGTAGCAAAGAAATTACAATCGGCAAAATAGTTTGTGTTGGCAGAAATTATGCGGAACATGTTCACGAACTTGGAAACATTATCCACGAAAAACCGGTTGTGTTTTTAAAAACAGTCTCATCTGTAATTTATTCTGGTGATGAAATTGTTTATCCAACTTTTTCAAACGATATGCATCACGAAACTGAACTTGTTTTACTGATTGGTGAAGATATTAAAGATGCTGATCTTGACACTTCAGAACGCGCAATTGCCGGATATGGAATTGGATTGGATATGACTTTACGTGATGTTCAGTCTGATTTGAAAAAGAAAGGGCATCCCTGGACAATTGCAAAGTGCTTTGATACTTCTACAGTGCTTTCTGAATTTGTAGAAAAATCTCCTAATCAACTTACACTTGATGAAAAAATTTCTTTAAAAATAAATGGTGAGTATCGTCAGAATGATCAACTAAAAAAAATGCTGCACAAACCTGCTGAAATTGTACAATACATTTCTTCTTTGATGAAACTTGAACCAGGTGATTTAATTTTTACCGGTACACCAAAGGGTGTTAGTAAGGTTGAAAAAGGCGATAAGCTTGAAGCAGAACTTGAAGGAATCGTAAAACTTGAGTGTGTAGTGAAATAG
- a CDS encoding glycosyltransferase family 9 protein, protein MKKDEKFLSFVCDKNNIKNILVFRNGLLGDTVFISSLLSRLTYTYPKANIDVIVGKTSVEVLKHFPGIRKIIPFNFNFSISSILKQIGFFISLIPNKYDLLIVPEVNPHYTMVGKFCFPKKIASFANPLGFSDYQIDRPKIKATLAEAELVKNWTQLDGKDKPVVFVSDEEKIKIRKHLESFSVSENDKMLFFNPGSSTQYSEKDWAFENYAPVADHFISKHGYKVVFNGLKRDKQDFEKISSMMHSKAIMLAGENAVDIRSMFALISISDLVLGVDTGPTHIATALDIPVLCLTGFTDADETGPYHPNDLVTILKSDMPCIPCVHSNPKPAQWEICKSIRPVDCMRRITPEKVILEIEKILNK, encoded by the coding sequence ATGAAAAAAGACGAGAAGTTTTTATCGTTTGTTTGTGATAAAAATAATATTAAAAATATTCTCGTTTTTAGAAACGGACTTTTGGGCGATACAGTTTTTATCTCCTCATTATTATCAAGACTGACTTACACCTACCCTAAAGCAAATATTGATGTAATTGTTGGAAAAACTTCTGTTGAAGTTTTAAAGCATTTTCCAGGAATCAGGAAAATTATTCCTTTTAATTTTAACTTTTCAATATCATCAATATTAAAACAAATCGGATTTTTCATTTCGTTGATTCCTAATAAATATGATTTGTTAATTGTACCAGAGGTTAATCCGCATTACACAATGGTTGGTAAGTTCTGCTTTCCCAAAAAAATAGCATCCTTTGCAAATCCTCTTGGTTTTAGTGACTATCAAATCGATCGTCCTAAAATTAAAGCAACATTAGCCGAAGCTGAATTGGTAAAGAATTGGACACAATTAGACGGGAAAGATAAACCAGTAGTGTTTGTCTCTGATGAAGAGAAGATAAAAATACGTAAACATCTGGAATCATTTAGTGTAAGTGAAAATGATAAAATGTTATTTTTCAATCCCGGCAGCAGCACACAGTATTCTGAAAAAGATTGGGCGTTTGAAAATTATGCTCCGGTTGCAGATCATTTTATCTCTAAACACGGTTATAAAGTTGTCTTTAACGGATTAAAAAGAGACAAACAGGATTTTGAAAAAATTTCATCGATGATGCATTCCAAGGCAATTATGTTGGCGGGAGAAAATGCAGTTGATATAAGAAGTATGTTTGCACTTATCAGTATTTCAGATTTGGTTTTAGGTGTTGATACAGGCCCGACTCATATTGCAACTGCTTTGGATATCCCTGTTCTTTGTTTAACCGGGTTTACGGATGCGGACGAAACAGGGCCATACCACCCAAATGATTTAGTAACAATATTAAAGTCGGATATGCCCTGTATTCCTTGTGTGCATTCAAATCCCAAACCGGCTCAATGGGAAATTTGTAAGAGTATCCGTCCTGTTGATTGTATGAGGAGAATTACACCTGAAAAAGTTATTTTGGAAATAGAAAAAATATTAAATAAATGA